Proteins encoded together in one Synergistales bacterium window:
- a CDS encoding N-formylglutamate amidohydrolase, translating into MKENRLTIAFESGQLTYSDYDVDLYNTGITQVLSVAAARGHEIYHFRMEDLYWHGEEPFARASVLELPPGWDGEPVTAHQFVTKVDERPLHLADVDICFARGDDIRNLEETPNIDILRTLDGRGALFESLNATLVSTDKYELVKRVPEVPQPVTFAASAMEEALEALERLPREHDYFIIKDRYGYGCGLQVHRVSFDDPELEEVLHMYLSMYGRILLQEFCPEVRNGDLVVTFFDGDLIAPMLREPAYGEWKTNMSFGCNQILHVLTNEQESIARSVIEAFPELRYASVDMLTTGKVIEINAFPGGIGLYDIYGISVGAIIMDRIESELLQLAPPRTEIAASVVEQPVTHWSNVYEYFEQFDERLPVVDVFGDETYELAIRDLVEFTPRSNDYILSIPHSGVLVPERFADRFDLGPGCLKEIDMLSDVLYEGLDGLQLISRLAPFLVDMNRSRDGLDDENLPFHLKNSATEYYNIENELLLQRPYTPEERARVIRYYDLYHNILRFLIDNMISERGYALILDAHSMSSVGWGRVYDEGEERSNFVVGTLDDRSADAEIIHSFYSGLENAAMTHDIGLTTAKNEPYSGGFITRMHNNPAGNVHVIQLEVTMDTYMYEPDEANRNKRYALKQPRLKMVRDIITHAIESAGMAARSLYS; encoded by the coding sequence ATGAAAGAGAACAGACTCACCATAGCCTTTGAAAGCGGTCAGCTGACCTACAGCGACTACGACGTGGATCTCTACAACACGGGTATCACCCAGGTCCTCAGCGTGGCCGCCGCCAGGGGGCACGAGATCTACCACTTCCGTATGGAGGATCTCTACTGGCACGGCGAGGAGCCCTTCGCCAGGGCCTCGGTGCTGGAGCTTCCTCCGGGGTGGGACGGCGAGCCCGTCACGGCCCACCAGTTTGTGACCAAGGTGGACGAACGGCCTCTGCATCTGGCCGATGTGGACATCTGCTTCGCCCGGGGCGACGACATCCGCAATCTCGAGGAGACGCCGAATATCGACATCCTGCGGACGCTGGACGGCCGGGGGGCGCTCTTCGAGAGCCTCAACGCCACCCTGGTCTCCACCGACAAGTACGAGCTGGTCAAACGGGTGCCCGAGGTGCCCCAGCCGGTCACCTTCGCCGCTTCCGCCATGGAGGAGGCGCTGGAGGCCCTGGAGCGGCTGCCGCGGGAGCACGACTACTTCATCATCAAGGACCGCTACGGCTACGGCTGCGGTCTGCAGGTCCACCGGGTGAGCTTCGACGACCCCGAGCTGGAAGAGGTGCTCCACATGTACCTCTCCATGTACGGCCGTATCCTGCTGCAGGAGTTCTGTCCGGAGGTCAGAAACGGCGACCTGGTGGTCACCTTCTTCGACGGCGATCTCATCGCCCCCATGTTGCGGGAGCCCGCCTACGGCGAGTGGAAGACCAACATGTCCTTCGGCTGCAACCAGATCCTCCACGTGCTCACCAACGAGCAGGAGAGCATCGCCCGGAGCGTCATCGAGGCCTTCCCGGAGCTGCGCTACGCCTCGGTGGACATGCTCACCACCGGCAAGGTCATCGAGATCAACGCCTTCCCCGGCGGCATCGGCCTCTACGATATCTACGGCATCTCCGTGGGCGCCATCATCATGGACAGGATCGAGTCGGAGCTCCTCCAGCTGGCGCCGCCCAGGACGGAGATCGCCGCCTCGGTGGTGGAGCAGCCCGTCACCCACTGGAGCAATGTCTACGAGTACTTCGAGCAGTTCGACGAGCGTCTCCCCGTGGTGGATGTCTTCGGCGACGAGACCTACGAGCTGGCCATCCGCGATCTGGTGGAGTTCACGCCCCGGTCCAACGACTACATCCTCTCCATCCCCCACTCGGGTGTGCTGGTGCCGGAGCGCTTCGCCGACCGCTTCGACCTGGGCCCCGGATGCCTCAAGGAGATCGACATGCTCAGCGACGTGCTCTACGAGGGGCTCGACGGCCTGCAGCTCATCTCCCGGCTGGCTCCTTTCTTAGTGGACATGAACCGCAGCCGCGACGGGCTGGACGACGAGAACCTCCCCTTCCATCTCAAGAACTCCGCCACGGAGTACTACAACATCGAGAACGAACTGCTCCTCCAGCGTCCCTATACGCCCGAGGAGCGGGCCAGGGTGATCCGCTACTACGATCTCTACCACAACATCCTGCGCTTTCTCATCGACAACATGATCTCCGAGCGCGGCTACGCCCTGATTCTGGACGCCCACTCCATGTCCTCCGTGGGCTGGGGCCGGGTCTACGACGAGGGCGAGGAACGGAGCAACTTCGTGGTGGGCACCCTGGACGACCGCTCCGCCGACGCCGAGATCATCCACTCCTTCTACAGCGGTCTGGAGAACGCCGCCATGACCCACGATATCGGGCTCACCACCGCCAAGAACGAGCCCTACTCCGGCGGATTCATCACCAGGATGCACAACAACCCCGCCGGCAATGTCCACGTGATCCAGCTGGAGGTCACCATGGACACCTACATGTACGAACCGGACGAGGCGAACCGCAACAAGCGCTACGCCCTCAAACAGCCGCGGCTCAAGATGGTGCGGGACATCATCACCCACGCCATCGAGTCGGCCGGGATGGCCGCCAGAAGCCTCTACTCCTGA